GGCGCGGATGTTGTCCCAGGATTCGAAAATGCGCCGGATAGCCGCCCTCATCTCGGACATGCCGCTGATATTGAGGACTGTATCCATCATACCGGGCATGGAGACCGGGGCTGAAGAACGGACGGAGACCTGCAGACCCTTGCCGAGCTTGGCGCCGACCTCTTTCTCCAGCGCAGTCACGGACTGGGCTATCTCTTTCTCCGACAGGCGGCCCGTTTTCTTGTACTCGTTGTAGCCCTGGACGGAAACCACGAAACCGGGCGGTACGGGAAGCCCGATCCTGGTCATGGTTACCAGGTTGGCGCCCTTATTACCTAAAAGGGTTTTATCCTCGCATTTATCGTGAAAAGAATAGATGTATCCCATGGTTATCCACCTCCGCTAACGATAATTATATATCATAATGGAGGGGGTGCTTTATTGAAGTGAAAGTTGCGAAAGTAGATTATCTTCCGGATATGACCAGGTCTTTGTCCGGCGTTCGCTGCTCGTCTTCGCCGTAGAGCATCTGATAGACATCCGCCAGGTCTTTTCGCTGTTTATCGATCTCTTCCCGCTTCAAGCCGAATTCTTCCGGGGCCAGGTAAACAAGCAATTTGCTGTCGAGCCTGGGATTGGTGGGGTCGTGCGCTTCCCAGTCGGCGTTATGTATCCGTTCTACAATTTTTTTCCTGGATAGCACGAGAGGCACAAGCTCCAGTTCCTCCATCGTAACCCTCCCGTCGCTGGTATTCAGTTTCGTAGGCACCGGGAATATGTGGTTCACGAAATTGCCGTTCACATCGGGTATCATGCCGTAACCGAATTTGTTGTAAAGCCGGGCCAGGCCGGGAACTGCGTATGCAAACGCGTAATCGATAGGTTTTACGCCGCCTACCTGGGTCTTGGTAAGCTCTGTGGCGTTTTTCCAGATAAGCAGGCTGATCGGATCATATGTAGTATCCACGTTCTTCCTGTTGGCAAGCCTGAAAAATCTGCCGAACTCCGCAATCTTATCCACTGGAATACCCGATTTTTCTATGTAATGGGTGATATTGAAGCCGGTTTTGCTCTGGAGTTTCACGTCGGGGTATTTGTTTTCCATGGGCAATCCGATCACATCCTGATAGGGGACTATTCGAATACCGCAGAAGATCTCACCCTTTTCGTTCACTGCGATCAGATGAAGAGATATCGGGTCGAAGACATCGTAGACCATCTTTCTCTTAACATCCAAATATATACCGCTGTCGGCAATATAGCGGTCCTCCTTGGCATACAGTTTAAACCTCGCCCGGTATATCGCATCCGCCGCGCTGCCGCCGCCGTCGGTCACATAGAATTTGACGGGCCCAACCTCGTCCACCTTCATAAAAATGCTGTTTTCCTGCTTCATATTAACTGTCCGCTTTGATAGTTCACGTACAATTTAACGTTTAAACGATAATCGCTCCAATACTACTTCCGAATACGATAATATCGGTTGGACAGTCAGGTGTCAATGAATTATGTTCCTGCGCATGCGAACGGTTGATTAAAACTGTACCGTCGGGTAGCCGGTGAAAAACGGGGTAAAAAGACGTTGTAAAAGTGTTTTGAACCGCCTATAATCACACGGGATGTAGGCGGGAATTGTACCCGTGGCCGGTTGCTTCGGTCACGCGATGCTTGGGATATTAATATATTTGTAAGGAGAGAGGCTGATGAACAGAATGATGAAATCCATTTACAAAACGACAGGCATTGCTCTTGCGTTAATATTGTCAGCGGCGCTGGTTCTAACCGCCTGCGCGCCGGCCGCGCCTGTTACACCGGCCGCTGAGCCCCTCAAGGAAATAGTCAGCGAACCGCTTTCGATCACCATTCTGCACGTCGGCGATACGCACTCTTACGTGATGCCGCACGATGTGATGCTCAGGTTAAACGGCAGGGATACGCTGGTTTCGCTGGGTGGTTTCGGCCTGCTGGCTTCGGCCGTGGATAACATACGCCAGGGGGAAAAGAACGTTATGCTGTTTCATTCCGGCGATGCAACCGAGGGTACCATCTGGATGCCCAAATTCGAGGGCCTGGCGGACTTCTCAGCCATAAACGCGTTGAACTTCGATGCAGTAGTGCTGGGTAACCACGAGTTTGCCCTGGGCACGCAATTGTCGAAAACAATGCTGGGTACCCTCAAACTGCCCGTTCTCGCCGCCAATATGGACCTGACACAGGAGCCGGCGATGGCAGCGGGAGTTAAACCGTATGTCATCCTGGAAAAGGGCGGCCAGAAAATCGGCGTCATCGGATTGATCACGCCTGACACACCAGGCATCGCGAGGCCGGGCAATACGGTCAAATTCCTTGCGCCCGAGGACATAACCCGCAAATATGTATCCGAGCTCAACGCTATGGGAATCAACAAAATCGTCATACTCTCCCATCTCGGCTATGAACCTGACCTCAAGCTTGCCGCCGCTGTTCCCGGCATAGACATCATAGTGGGCGGGCATTCGCACACTTTCATGGGCGGGCCGGAGTTTGTCGAGTTGGGACTCAATCCGGTAACATCTTATCCTACGGTAGTTGCCGGGCCCGACGGGGACAAAGTCCTCATCGTCCATGCCTGGGAATCCAACCAGCTGCTGGGACAGGTCAAGCTGGATTTCGACGACCATGGCAGGATCAGTGCATATAGAGGTCGGCCGTTCATCTATGCTTCAGATAGTCTCAAGCTGGCGGATGCCAACGGCTGGAATCCTGTGGCCAAGGACTCGCCCCAGTATGCGGATATTGTGACGGCCGTAGACAAGAATCCGGGCATTAAAATCTATGCGAGCAATCCGGAGATGGATAAAGTGCTGAAACCGTATGCCGACCAGGTGGCGGCTGATCTGAACGTGGTTGTGGGAACTGCTGAAGAGGACCTGATCAGGGGTCATGATATCGGGCCGGGACCCATCATCGCCGATGCATTTTTATGGAGCGCTCAGAAGGTTGATCCGACTGTTAATCTTGCCCTGTTCGACACGTATGATGTCGATTACGATATCTTCAAAGGCCCTATACTGGCCAGCGATATCAACATGGTGCTTGATTTACGGCATAACCTGTCGGCAATAACGCTTAAAGGTAGCCTGCTAAAGATGATGCTGGAGATGGGCCTTGACTCACATATTAAAGTGAAGATGCCTCCGCCCTGTTTCGAGCTCTCAGGTTTTAAAATGACTATTGACATGAACCGCAAAAGCGGTGAGCGTATCACGAATATCCAGGTGAAAAACGAGGCAGGAGAATACGTCCCCATGAACATGGACGCCGATTATACGCTGGTTACCACCGATTTTCTGCTTGAGAAAGGTATAGCCCCGCTGGTCAACAAGATCAGCTGGATGGGTGCGATGGGGG
This genomic window from Dehalococcoidia bacterium contains:
- a CDS encoding bifunctional metallophosphatase/5'-nucleotidase, coding for MNRMMKSIYKTTGIALALILSAALVLTACAPAAPVTPAAEPLKEIVSEPLSITILHVGDTHSYVMPHDVMLRLNGRDTLVSLGGFGLLASAVDNIRQGEKNVMLFHSGDATEGTIWMPKFEGLADFSAINALNFDAVVLGNHEFALGTQLSKTMLGTLKLPVLAANMDLTQEPAMAAGVKPYVILEKGGQKIGVIGLITPDTPGIARPGNTVKFLAPEDITRKYVSELNAMGINKIVILSHLGYEPDLKLAAAVPGIDIIVGGHSHTFMGGPEFVELGLNPVTSYPTVVAGPDGDKVLIVHAWESNQLLGQVKLDFDDHGRISAYRGRPFIYASDSLKLADANGWNPVAKDSPQYADIVTAVDKNPGIKIYASNPEMDKVLKPYADQVAADLNVVVGTAEEDLIRGHDIGPGPIIADAFLWSAQKVDPTVNLALFDTYDVDYDIFKGPILASDINMVLDLRHNLSAITLKGSLLKMMLEMGLDSHIKVKMPPPCFELSGFKMTIDMNRKSGERITNIQVKNEAGEYVPMNMDADYTLVTTDFLLEKGIAPLVNKISWMGAMGETLIKSFLKYRDLNIKDVDALTDYIKYQKTIKNPTELRTMLIPAGS